One genomic region from Rosa rugosa chromosome 1, drRosRugo1.1, whole genome shotgun sequence encodes:
- the LOC133744613 gene encoding uncharacterized protein LOC133744613, with amino-acid sequence MDKEWIFLDKHTDEYNAGLDAFLNYALEHASFEGTIKCPCKRCHNGYNRLPAVVEQHLRVDGMDPKYVNIPWTEHGEHLPAAVDHNMAGPSSYQPDFNLSGPSSHQPDSDVQDMLHDAFGMYEGEDDLQEPSEPTEGPSLPNGPTPDAQRFYQLLEKADTELYPGAGKKMFDFLIKLYQIKALNSWSDVSFTQLLELLKAYLPPGETLPASFYLTKKFIKSLGLTYQKIDACPNDCKLYWKDYASNTVCHVCGTSRYKENTSPMKKVPAKVLRYFPLGPRLQRLYMSRHTSEFMVWHSEKRPRDGVLHHPADSLAWKELDKIDNNFGSDGRNVRLGLASDGFNPFGPKSPGNDIDVYLQPLIDELKMLWAEGVPTYDAFKKEVFQMRAALLWTINDFPAYAMLSGYSTKGSKACPTCGEETDSFRLHHGKKEIYMGHRKWLPDNHIFRTWYNNFNGSTEHRKPPKPMTGLDCLRALSTLSFQFGKGKETSSGRKRKRVQNNDSTKYTGPWRKQSIFFQLPYWKDLLLRHNIDVMHVEKNVTESVIGTLLGIDGKNKDSLKARLDMVLMGVKRSLHPEARGNRTWLPPAKYTLSNDEKTLMCKVLDSVRVSDGFSSNIRRCVRVDERKLIGLKSHDCHIIMQYLLPVAIRRSLKPDITKVLLELSAFFRQLCTKVGTVDHFRDLSNRIAETLCKLEMIMPPSFFDVMVHLLIHLADEAAIAGPVQFRWMYPIERSRPETSIAEGYIIEECLSFCTMYLSDGVESKRTRIGRNADDPGIVPREGLPLFVGMGRSIEPGHEFTLTDLEWERAHTHVLINCPQIQQHLDVFVKAGVSSYATAGDRRPRDGVKDYCGVLTDIIELDYHHGRKVLLFDCDWADNRVRNRAVKMDEYGFILVNFDHLLPKPDNLILASQSVQFFYVQDPTEPNWHTVIRTRPRDLFDMGTDIEPEPYDAQNLIVGINDDGIARTDMDGVLVNDVIE; translated from the exons ATGGACAAGGAATGGATATTTTTAGATAAGCACACTGATGAATATAATGCTGGATTGGATGCATTCCTCAATTATGCCTTAGAGCATGCTTCTTTTGAAGGTACAATCAAGTGTCCGTGTAAAAGGTGTCATAATGGCTACAATAGACTGCCTGCTGTTGTTGAGCAGCATCTTAGGGTGGATGGCATGGATCCTAAATATGTTAACATCCCCTGGACCGAGCATGGTGAGCATTTACCAGCTGCAGTTGATCATAATATGGCAGGGCCTTCATCATATCAACCAGATTTTAATTTGTCGGGACCGTCGTCACATCAACCAGATTCTGATGTGCAAGATATGTTGCACGATGCATTTGGCATGTATGAAGGTGAAGATGATTTACAAGAACCATCAGAGCCTACTGAAGGTCCATCCTTGCCTAACGGCCCTACCCCTGATGCACAAAGATTTTACCAGCTTTTAGAAAAAGCTGACACTGAATTATACCCTGGTGCAGGAAAAAAGATGTTCGATTTTTTGATAAAGCTATATCAAATAAAAGCATTGAACAGTTGGAGTGATGTATCGTTCACACAGTTGCTTGAATTGTTAAAGGCTTATTTGCCCCCAGGGGAAACTCTTCCTGCTTCCTTCTATTTAACAAAAAAGTTCATCAAAAGTCTTGGGTTGACATACCAGAAAATCGATGCGTGTCCTAATGATTGCAAGTTATATTGGAAGGATTATGCTTCAAACACAGTTTGTCATGTATGTGGTACTAGTCGGTACAAAGAGAACACCTCCCCCATGAAGAAGGTACCAGCCAAAGTTTTGCGTTACTTTCCATTAGGGCCAAGACTTCAAAGGTTGTACATGTCTCGCCACACCTCTGAATTTATGGTTTGGCATTCTGAAAAGAGACCACGAGATGGGGTTCTACATCATCCAGCCGATTCTCTTGCTTGGAAAGAATTAGACAAAATTGACAATAATTTTGGCTCTGATGGTCGAAATGTTCGTTTGGGTCTAGCCAGTGACGGATTCAACCCTTTCG GCCCTAAAAGTCCCGGAAATGACATAGATGTGTATCTACAGCCTTTGATAGATGAATTGAAAATGCTATGGGCAGAAGGGGTTCCTACATATGACGCGTTTAAAAAAGAGGTTTTTCAGATGAGAGCTGCATTATTGTGGACTATAAATGACTTCCCTGCATATGCCATGTTGTCTGGGTATAGCACAAAGGGATCTAAGGCTTGCCCAACTTGTGGTGAAGAGACTGATTCTTTTAGGTTGCATCATGGTAAGAAAGAAATCTACATGGGACATCGAAAGTGGCTGCCAGATAACCATATTTTTCGCACATGGTATAATAACTTCAATGGATCAACTGAGCATCGTAAACCGCCTAAACCAATGACAGGTTTAGATTGTTTGAGAGCGTTAAGTACATTGAGCTTTCAATTCGGAAAGGGAAAGGAAACAAGTTCTGGTCGTAAAAGGAAACGAGTTCAGAATAATGATAGCACAAAATACACAGGACCGTGGAGGAAGCAGAGTATTTTTTTTCAACTACCTTATTGGAAGGACTTATTATTGCGTCATAATATAGATGTCATGCATGTTGAGAAGAATGTTACAGAGAGTGTCATTGGGACTTTGCTAGGAATTGATGGAAAAAATAAAGATAGCTTAAAGGCACGCCTTGACATGGTCTTAATGGGTGTTAAGCGTTCGCTCCATCCTGAGGCACGCGGTAACCGAACATGGCTGCCCCCAGCAAAATACACTTTATCCAATGATGAGAAGACACTAATGTGCAAAGTACTTGATTCGGTTCGGGTGTCTGATGGATTTTCATCGAACATTCGTAGATGTGTAAGAGTTGATGAAAGAAAATTGATTGGTCTTAAAAGTCATGATTGTCACATAATCATGCAGTATCTACTTCCAGTGGCCATCCGTCGTTCACTAAAACCAGACATAACCAAGGTGCTATTGGAACTCAGCGCATTTTTCAGACAATTATGTACCAAAGTTGGTACTGTGGACCATTTTCGTGATCTGTCAAATCGGATTGCTGAAACACTTTGCAAATTAGAGATGATAATGCCACCATCTTTTTTTGACGTCATGGTACACCTTCTAATACACTTGGCAGACGAGGCAGCAATTGCTGGACCTGTGCAATTTCGATGGATGTACCCAATCGAAAG GAGTAGGCCTGAGACAAGCATTGCAGAGGGTTATATAATTGAAGAATGTCTATCATTTTGCACAATGTATTTGTCAGATGGAGTTGAGTCaaaaagaacaagaattggTCGTAATGCTGATGACCCTGGGATTGTTCCTCGTGAAGGATTACCATTATTTGTCGGGATGGGACGGTCTATAGAACCAGGACACGAGTTTACACTAACTGACCTTGAATGGGAACGCGCACATACACATGTGTTGATAAATTGCCCTCAGATTCAGCAACATCTAGA TGTGTTTGTTAAAGCTGGGGTGAGTAGCTATGCTACTGCGGGAGATCGTAGACCAAGGGATGGTGTAAAAGACTACTGTGGTGTACTAACAGACATCATTGAGCTAGATTATCACCATGGTCGGAAAGTCTTATTATTCGATTGTGATTGGGCAGATAATAGAGTTCGCAATAGAGCCGTCAAAATGGATGAGTATGGCTTCATTTTGGTAAATTTTGATCATCTACTTCCTAAACCAGACAATCTCATTCTTGCATCACAATCAGTGCAATTTTTCTATGTTCAAGACCCAACTGAACCGAATTGGCACACAGTGATCCGAACCCGACCCAGAGATTTATTTGATATGGGCACAGACATAGAACCAGAGCCCTATGATGCCCAAAATTTGATTGTAGGGATTAACGATGACGGAATAGCAAGAACAGACATGGACGGTGTTCTAGTGAATGATGTCATAGAATGA
- the LOC133727267 gene encoding uncharacterized protein LOC133727267 — protein sequence MNTPRRFQKPNDDHVNERQWKIFVANMDKKKHQRIASINKRNQSQKKMNQSTGTRTYANVAHEYEISHGKEPDRWELFKLTHQRKGSQEPIDAASAKAIADFEEAEQKRLSMNVDITAPEIREEMYAEVLGKENGNRVRGVGAGVTWDEVPGIHVEERGVSREVKQLREQLEEQVKKAQEREAHMMEELQSKMAEQTKRMEQMFEVRCVEMALQKMGEMFKQCGISVDTQEDVMQTMSQFARDTSQRPSNVAFSPDDDVYRPTMPFDCPNMQID from the exons ATGAACACACCACGTAGGTTTCAAAAGCCTAATGATGATCATGTTAATGAGCGTCAATGGAAAATTTTTGTTGCAAACATGGACAAGAAGAAGCATCAG AGAATAGCGAGCATCAACAAAAGGAATCAGTCTCAAAAGAAGATGAATCAATCAACAGGAACTCGTACCTATGCAAATGTGGCTCATGAATAT GAAATTTCTCATGGTAAAGAGCCAGATAGGTGGGAGCTATTTAAATTAACACATCAAAGGAAAGGGTCCCAAGAACCGATCGATGCGGCATCTGCAAAGGCAATT GCGGATTTTGAAGAGGCTGAACAAAAGAGGCTAAGCATGAATGTTGACATCACTGCTCCAGAAATCCGTGAAGAAATGTATGCTGAAGTTCTTGGTAAGGAGAATGGGAACAGAGTGAGGGGTGTTGGAGCAGGCGTTACTTGGGATGAAGTCCCTGGAATCCATGTTGAAGAGCGAGGAGTATCAAGAGAAGTGAAACAGTTGCGAGAGCAATTGGAAGAGCAAGTGAAAAAGGCACAAGAGAGAGAAGCACACATGATGGAGGAACTACAAAGCAAAATGGCTGAGCAAACAAAACGGATGGAACAAATGTTTGAAGTGAGGTGTGTAGAGATGGCACTCCAAAAAATGGGAGAGATGTTTAAACAATGCGGAATATCAGTGGATACACAAGAAGATGTCATGCAAACGATGTCTCAGTTTGCTCGTGACACGTCTCAAAGGCCATCGAATGTTGCTTTTTCACCAGATGATGATGTCTACCGTCCCACAATGCCATTTGATTGCCCCAATATGCAAATTGATTAA